One Acetobacterium sp. KB-1 DNA segment encodes these proteins:
- the xseA gene encoding exodeoxyribonuclease VII large subunit, which yields MTNAKILSVSELNQYIKTLLESNSLLRNLVIQGELSNVKRAASGHLYFSLKDAGSKIDCVMFKNAAIGLKFLPKEGQKVTLRGSLGVYLPSGQYQITVRSMEPQGLGDLFQAYLVLKDELEAKGYFEREHKKKLPEIISRVGMITSPTGAAIKDMISIIKRRNPLIDIVIYPSLVQGDEAAGNIIKGIRTFNAALSVDVIIIGRGGGSIEDLWAFNDEHLAKVIYESELPIVSAVGHEIDYTISDFVADLRAPTPSGAAELVAEETLSMIRALVTQKSRLIQVMEAKIDKNREILMRMKKEFLRFRPKERIEEMRLDLDRINDRMLRLLNSRIKNERQQLINLKTRIEAMSPQNVLKKGYVRVTDNKGLPVASVTGLTLDQLVTLHFRDGEAKANISATKENK from the coding sequence GTGACAAATGCAAAAATTCTCAGTGTATCTGAGCTTAACCAATATATTAAAACCCTGTTGGAATCGAATAGTCTCCTTAGGAACCTGGTGATCCAGGGGGAACTTTCCAATGTGAAACGGGCGGCATCGGGACATTTGTATTTTTCCCTGAAAGATGCCGGCAGTAAAATTGATTGTGTGATGTTCAAAAATGCGGCTATTGGGCTTAAATTCTTGCCCAAAGAAGGTCAGAAGGTGACACTGCGGGGGAGTTTGGGTGTCTATCTGCCCAGCGGACAATATCAGATAACGGTGCGATCGATGGAACCTCAGGGACTTGGCGATCTATTCCAGGCTTATCTGGTGCTAAAAGATGAACTGGAGGCCAAGGGTTATTTTGAGCGGGAGCATAAAAAAAAGCTTCCAGAAATCATCAGCCGGGTGGGGATGATCACGTCTCCCACCGGAGCGGCGATCAAAGATATGATTTCCATTATCAAACGCCGAAACCCGCTGATCGATATCGTCATTTATCCCAGCCTGGTACAGGGGGATGAAGCGGCCGGAAATATCATAAAGGGTATTCGGACCTTTAATGCCGCCTTGTCTGTGGATGTGATTATCATCGGTCGGGGCGGCGGCTCCATTGAAGACCTATGGGCCTTTAATGATGAGCATCTGGCCAAAGTCATTTATGAATCGGAATTACCGATTGTTTCAGCCGTGGGTCATGAAATTGACTATACGATTTCTGATTTTGTAGCCGATTTACGGGCCCCAACCCCTTCAGGAGCAGCAGAACTGGTTGCCGAAGAAACCCTGAGTATGATTCGTGCCCTGGTTACCCAGAAAAGCCGTCTGATTCAGGTCATGGAAGCTAAAATCGACAAAAACCGTGAAATCTTGATGCGGATGAAAAAAGAGTTTCTGCGGTTTCGTCCGAAAGAACGGATCGAAGAGATGCGTCTTGACCTGGATCGCATTAATGATCGGATGCTTCGCTTGCTAAATAGCCGGATTAAAAATGAGCGACAACAACTTATCAATCTTAAAACCCGGATCGAAGCCATGAGTCCGCAAAATGTGCTCAAAAAAGGTTATGTTCGGGTGACGGATAATAAAGGCTTACCGGTTGCGTCGGTAACGGGTTTAACGCTTGATCAGTTAGTGACCCTCCACTTTAGAGATGGTGAGGCAAAGGCAAACATTTCAGCCACTAAGGAGAATAAATAA
- the nusB gene encoding transcription antitermination factor NusB, which translates to MSRKKEREYALKGVFQLDFHPEPGDFTDSIAYFLEDNELDLVYGKTLIDTTEAHLPEIDNILDDYLKSTWKIDRIPKVEKSILRLAICELKYMNEKVPFEVVINEAIELSKKFGDEDGKNYVNGILNKIVKDELNECP; encoded by the coding sequence ATGAGTCGAAAAAAGGAACGGGAATATGCGCTAAAAGGTGTATTTCAATTAGATTTTCATCCGGAGCCAGGCGATTTTACCGATAGTATTGCATATTTTTTAGAGGATAATGAGCTGGATCTGGTTTACGGAAAGACCTTGATCGACACCACCGAAGCTCATCTTCCGGAAATAGATAATATTCTGGATGACTATCTTAAAAGCACCTGGAAAATTGATCGAATTCCAAAGGTAGAGAAATCAATTCTGCGTTTGGCTATTTGTGAGCTAAAATATATGAATGAAAAAGTGCCATTTGAAGTGGTCATCAACGAGGCGATAGAACTTAGTAAAAAATTCGGAGACGAGGATGGAAAGAATTACGTTAATGGTATCTTAAATAAAATAGTTAAGGACGAACTCAATGAGTGCCCTTAG
- a CDS encoding peptidase M22, whose protein sequence is MSALSLGIDTSNYTTSVALVDENENMIYNKGILLEVKSGERGLRQSDALFQHIHHLPMLLADLPRGREIEVICYSKRPRPLLDSYMPVFRAGESLACSLAGVLAVKQLAVSHQENHIRAAIYGSGSKKLEATFAAVHFSGGTSEILLVKKKEIGYDCEIIAQTRDLNAGQLIDRIGVLMGCDFPAGKALEALANQVVPESIDRNDVISATMDGMDFHFSGQENQAQKLLRAGVDEGIVAYLVLKAIAKTLSKSIGGLQKKHPFQSVLFSGGVMSNQIIKKIVAQELQTSGLSLYFSPGEYARDNAAGNALMGMDYFKSMRCSR, encoded by the coding sequence ATGAGTGCCCTTAGTCTTGGCATTGATACCAGTAATTATACAACTTCGGTTGCCTTGGTAGACGAAAATGAAAACATGATTTATAACAAGGGCATCCTATTGGAAGTGAAGTCAGGAGAAAGAGGACTTCGTCAATCGGATGCCCTTTTTCAGCATATCCATCATTTGCCGATGTTGCTTGCAGATTTGCCCCGGGGCCGGGAAATTGAGGTCATCTGTTATTCAAAGCGACCCCGGCCACTGCTTGACTCTTATATGCCGGTCTTTCGTGCGGGGGAGTCTTTGGCCTGTTCTCTGGCTGGCGTATTGGCTGTTAAGCAACTGGCGGTGAGTCACCAGGAAAACCACATCCGGGCGGCTATTTATGGTAGTGGTTCAAAGAAATTGGAAGCGACCTTTGCGGCGGTTCATTTTTCTGGCGGCACATCAGAAATTCTGTTGGTAAAAAAGAAAGAAATCGGTTATGATTGCGAAATCATTGCCCAGACCCGGGATCTCAATGCCGGACAGTTAATTGACCGGATCGGGGTATTGATGGGATGTGATTTTCCCGCGGGAAAAGCCTTGGAAGCGCTGGCAAACCAGGTAGTTCCGGAATCTATTGATCGCAACGATGTGATTTCAGCGACGATGGATGGGATGGATTTTCATTTTTCAGGTCAGGAAAATCAGGCGCAGAAGCTTTTGAGAGCGGGGGTTGACGAGGGAATAGTGGCCTATCTGGTGCTCAAGGCGATTGCTAAAACGCTGTCAAAATCAATTGGCGGATTGCAAAAAAAGCACCCCTTTCAATCGGTGCTCTTTTCCGGAGGTGTGATGTCAAATCAGATTATTAAAAAAATTGTGGCGCAGGAATTGCAAACATCAGGACTAAGTCTCTATTTTTCCCCGGGGGAATACGCCCGCGATAATGCCGCTGGAAATGCCCTGATGGGAATGGATTATTTTAAAAGCATGAGGTGCAGTCGGTGA
- a CDS encoding CD1247 N-terminal domain-containing protein: MKYINEKVAYTKGLVDGLELDLASNEGKVLVQVLDILEDIVDALDGITEAQEELEEYVEMVDDDLSDLEEFILDEDFDGEEDFEFDEEDYYEIICPECGNVYITEFESFENNTVVCPDCGAPFILNEEISCCGEDGCDCHQEI; encoded by the coding sequence ATGAAATACATTAATGAAAAAGTCGCTTATACCAAAGGTTTGGTAGATGGTCTGGAATTAGATCTGGCTTCTAACGAAGGCAAGGTTCTGGTTCAAGTTCTGGATATTCTTGAAGACATTGTCGATGCCCTGGATGGCATTACCGAAGCGCAGGAAGAACTGGAAGAATATGTTGAAATGGTTGATGATGATCTTTCTGATCTGGAAGAGTTCATTTTAGATGAAGATTTCGATGGCGAAGAAGATTTCGAGTTTGATGAAGAAGACTATTACGAAATCATTTGTCCGGAATGCGGAAATGTTTATATCACCGAATTTGAGTCTTTTGAAAATAATACCGTGGTTTGCCCAGATTGTGGTGCCCCATTTATATTAAACGAAGAGATCTCATGCTGTGGTGAGGATGGTTGCGACTGTCATCAGGAAATCTAG
- the efp gene encoding elongation factor P yields the protein MVSAGDFKKGVTFEMDGHTFTIIEFQHVKPGKGAAFVRTKIRNVITGSVVEKSFSPTERYPKAQVETREMEYLYEDGGLYYFMDQESYEQIPLNLNQVEEALKYLKENDIATVKSLKGVAFSVVAPNFVELEVVKTDPGFKGDTATGANKPATVETGAVITVPLFVEQGDKIRIDTRTGDYMERV from the coding sequence ATGGTATCAGCAGGAGATTTTAAAAAAGGGGTAACGTTTGAGATGGATGGTCACACATTTACCATCATTGAGTTTCAACACGTTAAACCAGGTAAAGGCGCAGCCTTTGTTCGAACAAAGATTCGAAATGTTATCACGGGTTCAGTGGTAGAAAAATCGTTCAGTCCCACAGAACGTTACCCTAAAGCACAGGTAGAAACCCGTGAAATGGAGTACTTATATGAAGACGGTGGTTTATACTACTTCATGGACCAAGAATCCTACGAGCAGATTCCACTTAACTTGAATCAGGTTGAAGAAGCGTTAAAATATTTAAAAGAAAATGATATTGCTACTGTAAAGTCGCTAAAAGGCGTGGCATTTTCAGTCGTAGCTCCCAACTTTGTGGAATTGGAAGTTGTTAAAACCGATCCCGGTTTTAAAGGCGACACTGCAACCGGAGCAAATAAACCCGCTACGGTAGAAACTGGTGCCGTTATCACCGTACCACTTTTTGTCGAACAAGGTGATAAGATTCGAATCGATACCCGTACGGGCGATTACATGGAAAGGGTATAA
- the yajC gene encoding preprotein translocase subunit YajC, translated as MFGIDFTLILPLILVLVFFYFFVLRPQQKQQKEVKEMRSSMKPGDEIVTIGGFYGIIYAIGEENVTIELLPDYNKALITKSAIARVVNVGDAVAETVEDDFEELPDLDQEEVIVDAEFEEIDEKK; from the coding sequence ATGTTTGGAATTGATTTTACACTCATTCTTCCTTTGATTTTAGTACTTGTATTTTTCTATTTCTTTGTTCTAAGACCACAACAAAAACAACAAAAAGAAGTTAAAGAAATGCGCTCAAGTATGAAACCAGGGGATGAAATTGTTACAATTGGCGGGTTTTATGGAATTATTTATGCGATTGGTGAAGAAAACGTCACGATCGAATTATTGCCAGATTACAATAAGGCGCTGATCACTAAATCGGCCATTGCTCGAGTAGTCAATGTTGGGGACGCTGTTGCAGAAACAGTAGAAGACGATTTTGAAGAGTTGCCAGATCTGGATCAGGAAGAAGTCATTGTCGACGCCGAATTTGAAGAAATTGACGAAAAAAAATAA
- the rho gene encoding transcription termination factor Rho, with amino-acid sequence MEKKSLEDLTVVELRKQAEHLGIEKISRLKKIELIEAIEEKLETSADQSAAQNQHHNTKEKEPLTDEKSETNRKEKTVTPVVEKKESVKIHPAQSTQRIVNGSNGNGARSPYYKIKDSMDNVVVVEGNLEILPEGFGFVKNKEMKSNEEFVYISGSQIQKFKLETGDVLSGKVRPPKTGEKYSAMLFLEKVNGTKTADIIQKINSMLYVDDKKDLDRFKTAQEGILDVNPDGFGFLRTNHYLSGDHDIYVAANQIRRFNLRTGDKILGKIKMSSENEKFDALLYVEKVNGDIPEKIANRPRFERLTPIFPEERITLETTQDVVSTRMIDLFSPMGRGQRGLIVAPPKAGKTILLKEIATGITTNYPEIELIILLVDERPEEVTDMKRSIDADIVYSTFDQPPENHIKVAEIVLERGKRLVEQGKDVVILVDSLTRLTRGNNLVVSPSGRTLSGGLDPEALFFPKKFFGSARNVEEGGSLTILATALVDTGSRMDDIIFEEFKGTGNMELHLERELAERRIYPAINLNRSGTRREEKLLTAEELKVSFDIRKLYKGTTVYDLTDKIISILERTKDNDAFMKKFINKYKAQNI; translated from the coding sequence TTGGAAAAGAAATCACTGGAAGATTTAACGGTTGTTGAATTGCGAAAGCAGGCAGAGCATCTGGGGATCGAAAAAATAAGTCGGCTTAAAAAAATTGAACTCATCGAGGCCATTGAAGAAAAATTAGAGACCTCGGCTGATCAGTCCGCCGCTCAAAATCAACATCACAACACAAAGGAAAAAGAGCCATTGACAGACGAAAAAAGCGAAACAAATCGCAAAGAAAAAACGGTGACACCAGTAGTAGAAAAAAAAGAAAGCGTTAAAATACACCCTGCTCAATCGACTCAACGCATTGTCAATGGGTCAAATGGAAATGGTGCCCGTTCTCCTTATTACAAAATAAAAGACTCGATGGACAATGTCGTGGTGGTGGAAGGAAATCTGGAGATTCTGCCAGAGGGGTTTGGCTTTGTCAAAAATAAAGAGATGAAATCCAATGAGGAATTTGTTTATATTTCCGGGTCCCAGATACAAAAATTCAAGCTGGAAACTGGAGATGTCCTAAGTGGTAAGGTGCGTCCACCCAAAACTGGGGAAAAGTATTCAGCGATGCTGTTTCTGGAAAAGGTTAACGGGACGAAAACCGCGGACATTATTCAAAAAATAAACAGCATGCTTTATGTGGACGATAAAAAGGATCTCGACCGCTTTAAAACCGCTCAGGAAGGGATTCTGGACGTCAATCCGGATGGCTTTGGATTCCTGCGAACCAACCATTATTTATCCGGGGACCACGATATTTATGTGGCCGCCAACCAGATCCGGCGCTTTAATCTCCGAACTGGGGATAAAATCCTGGGAAAAATTAAGATGTCCAGCGAAAATGAAAAATTCGACGCCCTGCTTTATGTGGAAAAGGTCAATGGCGATATTCCTGAAAAAATTGCCAATCGACCCCGTTTTGAGCGGCTGACACCGATTTTCCCGGAAGAACGAATCACTCTGGAAACCACCCAGGATGTGGTGTCAACCCGGATGATCGATTTGTTTTCACCAATGGGAAGAGGTCAGCGGGGATTGATTGTGGCCCCGCCCAAAGCTGGTAAAACCATTTTGCTAAAGGAAATCGCCACCGGCATTACCACCAATTATCCGGAGATTGAGCTGATTATTCTGTTAGTCGATGAACGACCGGAAGAAGTCACCGATATGAAACGCTCCATCGATGCGGATATTGTTTATTCAACCTTTGATCAACCCCCGGAAAATCATATCAAGGTGGCAGAAATTGTGTTGGAACGGGGCAAACGGCTGGTCGAACAGGGAAAAGACGTGGTGATTCTGGTGGATAGTTTAACTCGGCTGACCCGGGGAAACAATCTGGTGGTTTCGCCTTCAGGCCGAACCTTGTCTGGTGGTCTTGATCCGGAGGCACTGTTTTTTCCGAAAAAGTTTTTCGGTTCCGCCCGAAATGTCGAAGAAGGTGGCAGTTTAACCATTTTGGCAACGGCTCTGGTGGATACCGGCAGCCGCATGGATGACATTATTTTCGAAGAATTTAAAGGAACCGGTAACATGGAGTTGCATCTGGAACGGGAATTAGCCGAGCGGCGAATCTACCCGGCGATCAACTTGAACCGTTCTGGCACCCGTCGGGAAGAAAAACTTTTGACTGCTGAGGAGCTCAAAGTAAGCTTTGATATCCGCAAACTTTACAAGGGAACAACGGTCTACGATCTCACTGATAAGATTATCTCCATTCTGGAACGGACCAAAGACAACGATGCATTTATGAAAAAATTTATTAATAAATATAAAGCACAAAATATTTGA
- the rpmE gene encoding 50S ribosomal protein L31: protein MKEGIHPNYGKSIVKCACGNTFETGSIKPELKVEICSVCHPFFTGKQKLIDAGGRVDRFNKKYGIKNESAE, encoded by the coding sequence ATGAAAGAAGGCATTCATCCAAATTACGGCAAATCAATAGTTAAATGTGCATGCGGAAATACATTTGAAACTGGTTCTATCAAACCAGAATTAAAAGTGGAAATCTGTTCAGTGTGTCACCCATTTTTCACAGGGAAACAAAAACTTATTGATGCTGGTGGACGTGTTGATCGATTTAATAAAAAATACGGCATTAAAAACGAGTCAGCAGAATAA
- the scfB gene encoding thioether cross-link-forming SCIFF peptide maturase: MIHKYQKNGLNIVLDVDTSTVLTVDELTFALLDHYQVKTRAEIIKDFEEHYSVIELNECLDELDSVKAAGLLFREINYHRENYANNDLIKALCLHVAHDCNLKCSYCFAAQGDFDGEKLLMPLEVGKKAIDFIIEQSKNRENLEVDFFGGEPLMNLDVVKQLVVYGNEMAAKHDKKFKFTMTTNGVLLDAKTREYLNETMDNIVLSLDGRKEVNDQMRQTINDRGSFDVIIDNIKAMAKMRGDKDHYVRGTYTHHNLDFAKDVEFLAKEGFTSISVEPVVAEATHDYALTESDLPTIMEEYDALALAYLKRHQEGLHYNFFHFNVDLDHGPCVYKRLSGCGAGKDYVAVTPEGDIYPCHQFVGNEAFKMGDVRSGITNGEIKKIFDAGNLLEKEACQTCWAKYFCGGGCHANAYNFNGTIMKPHFVSCEIERRRVENAIMISIIEGEQE, translated from the coding sequence ATGATACATAAATATCAAAAGAACGGCCTTAACATCGTTTTGGACGTGGACACCAGTACGGTGCTGACGGTGGATGAACTGACCTTTGCGTTGCTGGATCACTATCAAGTTAAAACTAGAGCTGAAATAATAAAAGACTTTGAAGAACACTATTCAGTGATTGAACTCAATGAATGCCTCGATGAATTGGATAGCGTCAAAGCGGCCGGGCTATTATTTCGAGAAATCAACTATCACCGGGAAAACTATGCCAATAACGATTTGATTAAGGCGCTTTGTCTTCATGTGGCCCATGACTGTAATCTGAAATGTTCTTACTGTTTTGCCGCCCAAGGAGACTTTGATGGCGAAAAACTGTTGATGCCGCTGGAAGTGGGAAAAAAAGCCATTGATTTTATCATCGAACAATCCAAAAACCGAGAAAATCTGGAAGTGGATTTTTTTGGTGGCGAACCGCTGATGAACCTCGATGTCGTCAAACAATTGGTGGTTTACGGTAATGAAATGGCCGCCAAACACGATAAGAAATTTAAATTTACGATGACGACCAATGGGGTGCTGCTGGATGCAAAAACTCGGGAATATCTCAATGAGACGATGGATAATATTGTCCTCAGTCTGGATGGCCGTAAAGAAGTCAACGACCAGATGCGACAAACCATCAATGATCGGGGCTCCTTTGATGTGATTATTGATAATATCAAAGCGATGGCAAAAATGCGCGGCGACAAAGACCACTATGTCCGGGGAACCTATACCCATCATAATCTTGATTTTGCCAAGGATGTAGAGTTCTTGGCAAAAGAAGGTTTTACAAGTATTTCGGTGGAACCAGTTGTGGCCGAAGCGACACATGATTACGCCCTGACCGAGTCGGATTTGCCCACCATTATGGAAGAATACGATGCGCTGGCTCTGGCTTATCTGAAACGCCATCAGGAGGGGCTTCATTATAACTTTTTTCATTTTAATGTCGATCTGGATCATGGTCCTTGTGTCTACAAACGTCTGTCTGGATGTGGGGCCGGCAAGGATTATGTTGCTGTGACGCCAGAAGGGGATATCTACCCCTGTCATCAGTTTGTCGGCAATGAGGCCTTTAAAATGGGCGATGTGAGAAGTGGCATCACCAACGGCGAGATCAAAAAAATCTTTGATGCTGGCAATCTGTTAGAAAAAGAAGCGTGTCAAACCTGCTGGGCCAAATATTTCTGCGGTGGCGGTTGTCATGCCAATGCCTATAATTTTAATGGCACCATTATGAAACCTCATTTCGTTAGCTGTGAAATTGAACGGCGGCGGGTGGAAAACGCCATTATGATTTCAATTATCGAAGGCGAACAGGAATAA
- the tgt gene encoding tRNA guanosine(34) transglycosylase Tgt, with amino-acid sequence MSEFRYELIKECKDTGARLGKIHTKRGIINTPIFMPVGTQATVKSLSSEDLVEMDANVILGNTYHLYLRPGQEVMEKAGGIHKFMNWNRPVLTDSGGFQVFSLNDLRKITEEGVEFISHLDGSKHFMTPEKAIDMQNAIGADIIMCFDECAPAGADYEYTKKSMEMTTRWAKRCKEAHKRPDDQALFGIVQGGMFSDLRAQSVAQLTDIGFPGYSIGGLSVGEPKDVMYRMLDTTTPLLPKDKPRYLMGVGSLDALFEGTIRGIDMFDCVLQSRIARNGTAFTSHGKVVVRNATYKEDFTPVDPECDCFVCRNYTRAYIRHLIKTNEILGARLLTYHNLYFTLVTMKKIRQAIMDDSLLAYKEAFFEKFGIAE; translated from the coding sequence AGGAGTGCAAAGATACCGGAGCCAGATTGGGGAAGATCCATACTAAACGTGGCATCATTAATACCCCGATTTTTATGCCAGTGGGAACCCAGGCGACGGTGAAGTCCCTTTCGTCCGAAGATTTAGTGGAGATGGATGCTAATGTTATTCTGGGAAATACCTATCATCTTTATTTGCGACCCGGTCAGGAGGTAATGGAAAAGGCCGGTGGTATTCACAAGTTTATGAACTGGAACCGGCCGGTGCTCACAGACAGTGGCGGATTTCAGGTATTTTCTTTAAATGATTTAAGAAAGATTACTGAAGAAGGCGTTGAATTTATTTCACATCTGGACGGATCCAAACATTTTATGACCCCGGAAAAAGCCATTGATATGCAAAACGCCATCGGCGCTGATATTATTATGTGCTTTGATGAATGCGCTCCTGCCGGCGCCGATTATGAGTACACCAAAAAATCGATGGAAATGACCACCCGCTGGGCAAAACGTTGTAAGGAGGCCCATAAGCGGCCAGACGATCAGGCCTTGTTTGGCATTGTTCAAGGTGGCATGTTTTCCGACCTGCGGGCTCAAAGTGTAGCACAACTTACCGACATTGGTTTCCCCGGTTACTCCATTGGCGGACTGAGTGTGGGCGAACCCAAAGATGTGATGTACCGGATGCTGGACACCACCACGCCGCTACTGCCAAAAGATAAGCCCCGGTATTTAATGGGGGTTGGTTCTTTGGATGCACTTTTTGAAGGCACCATTCGAGGTATTGATATGTTTGATTGTGTGCTCCAAAGCCGGATCGCCAGAAACGGTACGGCTTTTACCAGCCATGGCAAGGTAGTGGTTCGCAATGCCACCTACAAGGAAGATTTTACGCCGGTTGATCCGGAATGTGATTGTTTCGTTTGTCGAAACTACACCCGGGCTTACATTCGGCATCTCATTAAAACCAATGAAATTTTAGGGGCCAGGTTATTGACATATCATAACTTATACTTTACACTTGTAACGATGAAGAAAATTCGACAGGCCATAATGGATGACAGTTTATTAGCCTATAAAGAAGCTTTCTTTGAAAAATTCGGCATAGCTGAATAA
- the prmC gene encoding peptide chain release factor N(5)-glutamine methyltransferase: MTIKEVLDFGRQSLNQAGIEYPGLEAEILLSGVLDQERIYFYTHSQETVDLKQEETYRSAIKRRCQLEPVAYILQKKAFMGMDFFVSQDVLIPRPDTEPMVEYLLAYLQATYPKGANVLDLCTGSGAIGITIKKCFSQGNISLSDFSKAALAVAKINADQLVDGDILLYEGDLFAAIPQGKTYHVIVSNPPYIRWEEMSGLARDVLEYEPHMALDGGESGLDFYRRIIGEAHLFLEKDGILALEIGDDQATAVMALLRNAGYQEIQVITDLGGHNRCLIGR, from the coding sequence ATGACCATTAAAGAGGTTTTAGATTTTGGACGGCAGTCACTTAATCAGGCCGGAATCGAATATCCCGGTTTAGAGGCCGAGATTCTTTTAAGCGGGGTTTTAGATCAGGAGCGGATCTATTTTTATACCCATTCACAGGAAACGGTCGACTTAAAACAAGAAGAAACCTATCGCAGCGCAATAAAGAGACGCTGTCAATTAGAACCGGTCGCCTATATTTTGCAGAAAAAAGCGTTTATGGGGATGGACTTTTTTGTCAGTCAGGATGTTTTAATTCCCAGACCAGACACCGAACCGATGGTGGAGTACCTGCTAGCCTATTTACAGGCAACGTACCCGAAGGGGGCTAACGTTCTGGATCTGTGTACCGGCAGCGGAGCCATCGGTATCACCATTAAGAAATGCTTTAGTCAGGGAAATATAAGCCTCAGTGATTTTTCCAAGGCGGCACTGGCGGTAGCAAAAATTAATGCCGACCAATTAGTTGATGGCGATATTTTACTTTACGAAGGCGATTTATTTGCCGCTATTCCCCAAGGAAAAACCTACCACGTCATTGTCTCCAATCCTCCGTATATCAGGTGGGAAGAGATGAGTGGCCTGGCTCGGGATGTTTTGGAGTATGAACCCCATATGGCACTGGACGGCGGTGAATCCGGTCTGGATTTTTATCGGCGGATCATTGGGGAGGCTCATTTGTTTTTGGAAAAAGACGGTATTCTGGCGCTGGAAATTGGGGACGATCAGGCCACTGCAGTGATGGCGTTACTAAGAAATGCCGGCTATCAGGAGATTCAGGTGATTACGGATCTGGGTGGTCATAATCGATGTCTCATCGGTAGATGA
- the scfA gene encoding six-cysteine ranthipeptide SCIFF: MKHIKIIKEGKLTDVKNRGCGECQTSCQSACKTSCTVGNQKCKQTEK, encoded by the coding sequence TTGAAGCACATTAAAATCATTAAAGAAGGTAAACTCACTGACGTGAAAAACAGAGGGTGTGGGGAATGTCAAACTTCCTGTCAATCAGCCTGTAAAACTTCCTGCACCGTAGGAAACCAAAAATGTAAACAAACTGAAAAATAG
- a CDS encoding Asp23/Gls24 family envelope stress response protein, with translation MKSEMKNNQSPEINDEMIVSIVSLAATGVNGVARISLRITDEIMDKLYLASTIKGVKIAREPEGLMIWVYLITEPAVDIVKVSKAVQKKVKIAVESMAGFQVAAVNVRIEGSGI, from the coding sequence ATGAAAAGTGAAATGAAAAACAATCAGTCACCAGAAATCAATGACGAAATGATCGTTTCGATTGTTAGCTTGGCGGCTACTGGCGTTAACGGTGTGGCACGCATTTCATTGAGAATTACCGATGAAATCATGGATAAACTTTATCTTGCCTCGACAATTAAAGGTGTCAAAATAGCCAGAGAGCCGGAAGGTTTGATGATTTGGGTTTATCTGATCACTGAACCTGCGGTGGACATTGTCAAGGTTTCGAAAGCGGTTCAGAAAAAAGTCAAGATTGCGGTAGAATCGATGGCTGGTTTCCAAGTAGCGGCGGTTAATGTCCGAATTGAAGGTTCAGGCATATAG
- the xseB gene encoding exodeoxyribonuclease VII small subunit translates to MAVKKLKTKMSRLETIAELLEEDNQEIEASMKLFEEGMKLINECSADLDTLEGKITIMIDGEEQEFEGSVET, encoded by the coding sequence ATGGCAGTTAAAAAGCTAAAAACTAAAATGAGTCGTCTGGAGACCATTGCAGAACTACTCGAAGAAGATAATCAGGAAATTGAGGCATCGATGAAACTGTTTGAAGAGGGAATGAAACTCATTAATGAGTGCAGTGCCGATTTGGATACCCTTGAAGGAAAAATAACGATCATGATTGATGGCGAAGAACAGGAATTCGAGGGGAGTGTGGAAACGTGA